AGCTGTCCATTTTCAGTTAATGTGACAAATACACCGCGACACTCATTAAGGACTGGATATTTTGGCTTAAATTCTGTAATTTTACCGGTCTTTACATAACTCTCAATAGCTGTTCTTGCTATCCTCAATAGCTCCTTTTGTGCATCCTCATCAAGTAGCTTAAACTCTGTCTTTTCCATCTGAGGTCGCACCTCCTTTTTATAAAAGGCAACAGCCCCATAGCCGACGACTCTATTTTTATCACCTATAGGTAAGTCGCCAGAGTTTGCATAGTTCAAGACCTTAACTTCATTTGCACCAAGTCCTTTAGCGACCATCATTGTTGTAATAACAGCAAGCTCACCACACAGTGTACAATGTAATTCGGCTACTCCCTTATTTAACTGTTGCTCACTGACTTTAATTACTTCATACGGGTTAAAAGATTTAATTGATTCAAGTGTAGCATTATCAACTACACAAGCATCTTCGTATCTTGGATAGTGTGACATATCTGAACTTGCAACAATTAACACATCTTTTCTACCTTTGATATATTTAAGTATTGCTTTTGAAAGCTCTTCACATACATCTATCCCAACTTGTCCAATTAATACAGGCACTATTTTGAAATCCTTAAGAACCATCTGCAAGAATGGCAACTCTGCCTCTAACGAATGCTCTTCAATATGAGTTGCTTTTGTAAAAGAAAAGTGCTTACTTTCTTTTATTATTTTATTGGAAAGGTCAGCATCTACTTCAACAAGCCCTAATGGCGTCTTAAAATAGCCTTCAGCATAGATTGAGACACCTCTAATGTATGCACGATGCGGTGGCCCAATCAAAATAACAGTGTTGTATCGGCGACCTA
This bacterium DNA region includes the following protein-coding sequences:
- the amrB gene encoding AmmeMemoRadiSam system protein B; the encoded protein is MYLLICEILLLGCSSNPKEENIREPEVRPPAVAGAWYPANKQELQLMVQGFLDKVKVDKVDGDIYGFMVPHAGYVYSGQTAAYAFKQILGRRYNTVILIGPPHRAYIRGVSIYAEGYFKTPLGLVEVDADLSNKIIKESKHFSFTKATHIEEHSLEAELPFLQMVLKDFKIVPVLIGQVGIDVCEELSKAILKYIKGRKDVLIVASSDMSHYPRYEDACVVDNATLESIKSFNPYEVIKVSEQQLNKGVAELHCTLCGELAVITTMMVAKGLGANEVKVLNYANSGDLPIGDKNRVVGYGAVAFYKKEVRPQMEKTEFKLLDEDAQKELLRIARTAIESYVKTGKITEFKPKYPVLNECRGVFVTLTENGQLRGCIGHHDADVPLSKLVPEMAISAACKDYRFAPVSETELKDIKIKISVYLCKVYEIKDISEYEPGVHGIIMIKGNTGATFLPEVPVEENWTREQTLAHLCQKAGLPPDAWKQGAKFYLYKTQVFSE